CGACCTGTTCCGGTTCGAGCCGCGGGTCGCTACCGGCCGGGCGCTCGCCCCCCACGCGACGGCCATGATGGACTCGAGCGACGGCCTCGCCCGATCGCTCCACCAGCTCGCGGACGCGAGCGACTGCGGGTTCGCCATCGAGTCGGACCCGATCCCGATCGACGATGCCGTTGCCGAAACGACTGCCGGCGAGGACGAGGCACTCGAACGGGCGACGACGTTCGGCGAGGACTTCGAACTCGTCTGTACGATCCCCGAGACCGAGGTCGAGACGGTTCGTGCGGCGACGACCGTCCCGGTAACGCCGATCGGCTCCGTCGTCGCGGACGGGGTCACGCTGGACGGGGAGCCGCTGGCCGATCGCGGGTACACGCACTGAGATATCTCACCGTCGATTTGGACGACCGGGACCGAGACCATCGGCAGCCAGCGACCGACTACCCGATCATCTCGATCGGGACCGGCATGAAGCAGAGCGCACCGAGGGCGAACGTGATGGCGCCCAGCAGGAACCGGCCGCGGCCCAGGCTCTCGTCGTCGACCGGCTGGGCGGGACCGACCGCCGCGATCACGGCGGTGAGCAGTCCCCAGAACACCCAGATGAACACCCCGTACCAGCCGTGTCCCACCACGTAGTAGAGGTACGCCGCGAGACCGAAGAGGACACCCGGAACGATCGCCGCGATCGTCTCCTGGAACTCGCCGGCCATCGCCCGGAGGATGTGGCCGCCGTCTAACTGGCCCACCGGGATCAGATTGAGGAACGTGACGAACATCCCGACCCAGCCGCCGACGACGACCGGACTCACCGCGGTCGTCGGATCGTCCCGGTACAGCGGCTGGTCGAACAGCGCCGCGAGCCACTCCAGTAACAGCGGATAGCCGAGGCTAATCTGGATCGCGTCGGGATCGTTGACTATCCCCGGAGGCGCGGTGACGGGTGGCAGGTGCAACCCGATCACGGTGACGGCGATCGTCGCGATCAGCCCGGCCAGCGGTCCGGCGACGCCGATGTCGAACAGCGCCTTCCGATCGGGCATCCGCCCTTTCATCTTGATCACCGCACCCATCGTCCCGATGAGCGACGGGACGGGGATGAAGTACGGCAGCGAGGCGTCGACGCGGTGGTAGCGGCTCATCACGTAGTGGCCCATCTCGTGGACGCTCCAGACGCCGAGCACCGCAGCGGTAAACGGCCACGCGCGTACCAGCTCCGTCGGATTGGAGCCCGGATCGAGGTAGTACCACTGGGCGCCGGCAAACAGCGTGGAGACGATCGTCGCCAGGAAGAGCAGCAGGTTCGTCCACGGAACCCCGTCGATGCCGATCTCCGTCGGTTCGGCGACGAGGACGTACTCGCCGTGGCGGATCGTCAATTCCGGTTCGTACCCCGCTTCCCGAAACGCTGGCCACAGCTCGCGGATCACCTGCTCCGGCGGGTGGAGCGGATCGCCGTAGTAGACCAGTCGGTCGTCCTCGGTTCGCGTCTCGTAGATGGCAAACACGGACTCGATGCGATCGATCGGCGGGCCCGCATCGAGTACCGGTCCGTCACGCGCGGACGGCTCGAACCTGGACGAATCGACGTCCTCCATCACTCGTGATTACTCGTCCCCTCGTATAAATCGACTGTCGTCGGCAGGAGTTCCCGTCTTCGACGGGAGGTGCGTCCTCACGCCGACGTACCAGTCGTGACGACAGGAACGAAGCGAGACGCGCCGACGGGGACCAGCACGTCGGGCGGCAGCGTCGAGGCGTGATCGTCGGGTCGTCGGCGATGCCGGATGGCGTCGGCGACCGACGCGCCGGCACGGCGGGCGATGCGGTGATCGCAGGGTGTGCTGTTGGGTGAGGTGTACGGTGTTGGGTGAGGTGTACGGTGTTGGGTGAGGTGTACGGCTGTGTTACGCGTGCGTGTACCGATGGACGATCAGGCGGGTTCGACGCGCCACGTGGTCGCGCTCGTGTACGACCACTTCTCGATCTCGAGATCGGTCGCGGATTCCGAGAGCTTGACCATCAGCGCGCCGATCTCCTTCGGGGACATCCCGACGTCGTCTGCGATGAACTTCCCTTTGAAGTACAGTTCTCCGTCTTCTGCGCGTTCGCGCAGGTAGCGTTTCAGGCGGTGTTCTTTGCTTTCCGTGGAGGGGTGGGCTGTCGTGCTCATCGACATCCACCCGTTGTGGGAGAGATATGTTATAAAGAACGGATGGTTAGCGGCGTTTCGATTGCATTCAGATATACAGCGGTTAATGGACCTTTTAGTCTAGTTCACAGTAACTTTTACGAAGTCCTCAGAATCGGTTAGATTTTTTAAAACCGATTCTAATGTATTATCGTGCTGGCAACGATCGCGTCGGATCGTCCGTCACTGCGTCAGTTCCGTAACTTGAATCTACCATCGATAGCCGAATAGAAAGCCCTTGCGATCGGTCGCGGAACGGTCGCGAGAACCCTTGTGATCGATCACGGTTCGGATGCAAAAATCTCTGCGGTCGATGCGAAACGATCACGAACGTTCGTGAACCCAGTACTCGTCCTCGACCGTGACTTCCTTCTTGAACAGCGGCACCTCGTCTTTCAGGCGGTTGATCCCGTCTTCGACCGTCCGGAACGCCTCGTCGCGGTGTCCCGCGAGGACGACGACGAAGACGATGTCCTCGCCGTCCCTGACGACGCCGGTCCGGTGGTGGAGTTCGACCGCGAGAACGCCGTCCCGCGATTCGAGTTCGTCTTCGATCGTGGCCATTCGTCCGTCGGCGACGCCCTCGTACTTCTCGAACTCGAGGAACTCCGTGCGGGCGTCGTCCGGGTCGTCTTTCGCGCGCACTCGGCCGGTGAAGGTCGCGATGGCACCCGATCGCTCGGCCTCCGGGGAGCGTTTGACGCGAGCGACGAGCGAGTCGAGCGTCTCGTGTGGGTCCGTGGCCTCGAGTGCCGTTACGAGTTCGTCCGGGTCGAGTTCTCCGGCCCGTTCGACCGTCGCGAGCACGTCGTCCCGTTCGTCGGCGTCGTCGGGGCCCACGGCGAGCACGGGGTACTGGAGGTCCGGGACGCCGGTGACGACCGCGTAGTCACAGTCCGGTGCCAGCGCGTCGATGGCGTCGCCGACGGACATCCCCGTCCCCGAGGCGGTCCAGTCGCCGTCGGCACCCAGCCCGTAGGTGACGTCGCCGCCGATCGTGAGCGCCTCGTGAGCGCCGTCCGCGATGGTCGCGTCATATCGGACCACCCCGACTCGCCCGTCGCGGGCGAGTCGATCGACGACCCGATCGACGACCTGCTCGTGTCTCTCGTCGCCGGCCCCCCGGTCCAGACAGCCGAGTACGTACATATACGAATAGATGGTGCGGTCACACTTTGTAGCTGTCGCCGCGCGTCGTCCCTGTCAACTCTTTCCCGCCGGATCGCGTACGTGCAGATATGACACACCGGATCGGCTTCACCGGCGACGTGATGCTCGGTCGACTCGTCGACGATCGCCAGCGTCGGCGCTCCATCGACGCGGTGTGGGGATCCGTCCTCGATCGACTGCGCGCGCTCGACGGACTGGTGATCAACCTCGAGTGCGTGCTCTCGACCCGCGGACAGCAGTGGCAACGGACCCACCGCCCGTTTCACTTCCGGGCGAACCCCGACTGGGCCGTGCCGGCGCTCGAGCGCGCCGGAGTCGACGGTTGCGCGCTCGCGAACAACCACGTGCTCGACTACGAGGAAGTGGCGTTGCGGGACACGATCGACCACCTGGACGAGGCGGGCATCGCCCACGCCGGCGCGGGAGAAACGATCGACGAGGCGCTCGATCCGGCCGTCGTGTCGATCGGCGATGTCGATCTCGCGTTCGTCTCGTTCACCGACAACACCCCGGAGTACGCGGCCGACGAGGAATCGCCGGGAACTGCCTGGATCGAGATGAACGTCGACGACGAGGAAACGCGCCGCCGAGTCCAGGACGCGCTGGAACGGGCACGCGAGACGGATCCGGACCTGCTCGTCGCGTCACTACACTGGGGGCCGAACATGGTCACGGAGCCGCCCGAATCGTTTCGGGAATTCGGTCGCTGGCTGGTCGAAGCGGGCGTCGACCTGATTCACGGCCACAGCGCCCACGTCTTCCAGGGGATCGAGGTCCACGAGGGGGCCCCGATCGTCTACGACGCTGGCGACTTCGTCGACGACTACGCGGTCGACGCCGAGTTGCACAACGATCGGGGGTTCCTGTTCGAGGCGTCGGTGACGGGCGACGGGACGCCGACGGAACTGCGGCTCCGGCCGACCGAGATCGACGGCTGTGCGGTCCACGAAGCGAGTCCGGACGCGGCCGCCTGGTCCCGCGATCGAGTGCGCGAACTCTCCGCCGAGTTCGGGACGAGTTTCGATCGGGACGGGGAGGCGCTCGTCCTCCCGCTCGACGAGTGAGGCGGCGAGGGT
The nucleotide sequence above comes from Halosolutus halophilus. Encoded proteins:
- a CDS encoding site-2 protease family protein, translating into MEDVDSSRFEPSARDGPVLDAGPPIDRIESVFAIYETRTEDDRLVYYGDPLHPPEQVIRELWPAFREAGYEPELTIRHGEYVLVAEPTEIGIDGVPWTNLLLFLATIVSTLFAGAQWYYLDPGSNPTELVRAWPFTAAVLGVWSVHEMGHYVMSRYHRVDASLPYFIPVPSLIGTMGAVIKMKGRMPDRKALFDIGVAGPLAGLIATIAVTVIGLHLPPVTAPPGIVNDPDAIQISLGYPLLLEWLAALFDQPLYRDDPTTAVSPVVVGGWVGMFVTFLNLIPVGQLDGGHILRAMAGEFQETIAAIVPGVLFGLAAYLYYVVGHGWYGVFIWVFWGLLTAVIAAVGPAQPVDDESLGRGRFLLGAITFALGALCFMPVPIEMIG
- a CDS encoding molybdopterin synthase, which codes for MYVLGCLDRGAGDERHEQVVDRVVDRLARDGRVGVVRYDATIADGAHEALTIGGDVTYGLGADGDWTASGTGMSVGDAIDALAPDCDYAVVTGVPDLQYPVLAVGPDDADERDDVLATVERAGELDPDELVTALEATDPHETLDSLVARVKRSPEAERSGAIATFTGRVRAKDDPDDARTEFLEFEKYEGVADGRMATIEDELESRDGVLAVELHHRTGVVRDGEDIVFVVVLAGHRDEAFRTVEDGINRLKDEVPLFKKEVTVEDEYWVHERS
- a CDS encoding CapA family protein, which produces MTHRIGFTGDVMLGRLVDDRQRRRSIDAVWGSVLDRLRALDGLVINLECVLSTRGQQWQRTHRPFHFRANPDWAVPALERAGVDGCALANNHVLDYEEVALRDTIDHLDEAGIAHAGAGETIDEALDPAVVSIGDVDLAFVSFTDNTPEYAADEESPGTAWIEMNVDDEETRRRVQDALERARETDPDLLVASLHWGPNMVTEPPESFREFGRWLVEAGVDLIHGHSAHVFQGIEVHEGAPIVYDAGDFVDDYAVDAELHNDRGFLFEASVTGDGTPTELRLRPTEIDGCAVHEASPDAAAWSRDRVRELSAEFGTSFDRDGEALVLPLDE
- a CDS encoding DUF7123 family protein, whose protein sequence is MSMSTTAHPSTESKEHRLKRYLRERAEDGELYFKGKFIADDVGMSPKEIGALMVKLSESATDLEIEKWSYTSATTWRVEPA